In Erigeron canadensis isolate Cc75 chromosome 6, C_canadensis_v1, whole genome shotgun sequence, the following are encoded in one genomic region:
- the LOC122604376 gene encoding uncharacterized protein LOC122604376, with product MDGRFGLIEKDLKMAVAGCDICGDEHYTEDCDKAPWNEEVDYEIIGPHWELHGKEEIKEVDSEDEEDEQVDEEIVLEPNQAVKPPAVPLTSGMPNYAKFIKDLITDKRKLRLLFLNAECSVIVQNQIPPKLEEPGSFLITCSLDAKLTCDALADIGASIILMPFSVYRRLSLAALKPTRMSIRFADHSFQYPMGIAENLCVKVGHIVFLADFVILEMEEDAKVPLILGRPFLYTADAIIRVKDKIISIDVIDKDEALEMELMNFLDTDEGEALLACSEEEQVMVADMVKEILELSTDESTPEDETFEEIERDGLKIETSVDNPPTDLELKPLPVHLEYAFLEGKSLLPVVISSSLSDDEKGRLMTMLKAHKRAFA from the exons ATGGATGGTAGGTTTGGGTTGATTGAAAAGGATTTGAAGATGGCGGTTGCGGGATGTGATATTTGTGGTGATGAGCATTACACAGAAGATTGTGATAAAGCACCATGGAATGAagaagttgattat GAAATTATAGGTCCACATTGGGAGCTTCATGGCAAGGAAGAAATCAAGGAG GTTGATAGTGAggacgaagaagatgaacaagttgatgaagagattgtaCTGGAGCCGAACCAAGCCGTGAAACCACCAGCCGTTCCACTTACATCTG GGATGCCGAATTATGCCAAGTTTATCAAGGATCTTATAACGGATAAGAGGAAGCTAAGGCTACTTTTCCTCAATGCGGAGTGTTCGGTGATTGTGCAAAATCAAATCCCTCCTAAGCTTGAAGAACCAGGGAGTTTTCTAATTACTTGTTCTCTTGATGCTAAACTTACTTGTGATGCTTTGGCCGATATTGGTGCAAGCATTATTTTAATGCCTTTTTCAGTTTATAGGAGATTGTCTTTAGCGGCTCTTAAGCCAACTCGGATGAGCATTAGGTTCGCCGACCATTCATTCCAGTATCCCATGGGGATTGCTGAAAATTTGTGTGTTAAAGTAGGCCATATTGTCTTTTTAGccgattttgttattcttgagaTGGAAGAGGATGCCAAGGTTCCTCTTATCTTAGGCCGACCTTTCTTGTATACGGCCGATGCCATCATTCGTGTTAAGGATAAGATTATTTC gattgatgtcATTGACAAGGATGAAGCTTTGGAAATGGAATTGATGAATTTTTTGGACACGGATGAAGGAGAAGCTTTgctagcttgtagtgaagaggaGCAAGTGATGGTTGCGGATATGGTGAAAGAGATTTTGGAGTTAAGCACGGATGAGTCAACACCGGAAGATGAGACTTTTGAGGAGATTGAGAGGGatggtttgaagattgaaacttcggtGGACAATCCACCAACCGATTTGGAGCTCAAGCCACTTCCCGTGCACTTAGAATATGCATTCCTCGAAGGTAAGTCACTTCTTCCCGTTGtcatatcatcatcactttcGGATGATGAAAAAGGTAGGTTAATGACTATGTTGAAGGCTCATAAAAGAGCTTTTGCTTGA